One genomic window of Cannabis sativa cultivar Pink pepper isolate KNU-18-1 chromosome 2, ASM2916894v1, whole genome shotgun sequence includes the following:
- the LOC115719903 gene encoding calcium-dependent protein kinase 20-like isoform X1, which yields MDLSATWVGSPYYVVPEVLRKHYGPECDVWSAGVIIYILHSGVPPFWDELEQGIFEQVLRGELDFISEPWPSISESAKDLVRRMLVRDPKKRLTAHEVLSHPWVQVGGVAPDKPLDSAVL from the exons ATGGACCTTTCTGCTACATGGGTCGGTAGTCCTTACTATGTCGTCCCAGAAGTGTTACGGAAGCATTATGGTCCAGAATGTGATGTTTGGAGCGCTGGGGTAATCATTTATATTTTACATAGTGGAGTGCCCCCATTTTGGGATG AATTGGAGCAAGGAATATTTGAGCAGGTTTTAAGGGGAGAACTCGATTTTATCTCTGAACCATGGCCTAGCATATCTGAAAGTGCAAAGGATCTTGTTCGAAGAATGCTTGTAAGGGACCCTAAGAAGCGGCTTACGGCCCATGAAGTTCTTA GCCACCCTTGGGTTCAAGTTGGTGGTGTTGCTCCTGACAAACCTCTTGATTCCGCTGTTTTATAG
- the LOC115719903 gene encoding calcium-dependent protein kinase 20-like isoform X2 encodes MDLSATWVGSPYYVVPEVLRKHYGPECDVWSAGVIIYILHSGVPPFWDELEQGIFEQVLRGELDFISEPWPSISESAKDLVRRMLVRDPKKRLTAHEVLTLETILYYEQAEENSH; translated from the exons ATGGACCTTTCTGCTACATGGGTCGGTAGTCCTTACTATGTCGTCCCAGAAGTGTTACGGAAGCATTATGGTCCAGAATGTGATGTTTGGAGCGCTGGGGTAATCATTTATATTTTACATAGTGGAGTGCCCCCATTTTGGGATG AATTGGAGCAAGGAATATTTGAGCAGGTTTTAAGGGGAGAACTCGATTTTATCTCTGAACCATGGCCTAGCATATCTGAAAGTGCAAAGGATCTTGTTCGAAGAATGCTTGTAAGGGACCCTAAGAAGCGGCTTACGGCCCATGAAGTTCTTA CGCTTGAAACAATTCTCTACTATGAACAAGCTGAAGAAAATAGCCATTAG
- the LOC115719900 gene encoding 5-methyltetrahydropteroyltriglutamate--homocysteine methyltransferase 1-like codes for MWEGWDFFFLKPNQNLFFSVSVKINLRCYPTLHSSSHCTTDSETQKNLFFPLHQGTHSPAAAQLHRPLRSCRIHYVKKLGLDTVLVLVGPVSYLLLSKTAKGVEKSFSLLSLIGNILSVYKEVVAELKAAGATWIQFDEPTLVKDLDSHQLLAFTHAYSELESSLSGLNVIIESYFADVPAEAYKTLTSLKGVAGYGFDLVRGTKTLDLIKSGFPSGKYLFAEVVDGRNIWANDLASSISTLEALEGIVGKDKVVVSTSCSLLHTAVDLVNETKLDAEIKSWLAFAAQKVVEVNALAKVLSGHKDEAFFAANAAAQASRKSSTRVTNEHVQKSAAALKGSDNRRATNVSVRLDAQQKKLSLPVLPTTTIGSFPQTMDLRRVRREYKAKKISEENYVSAIKEEINKVVKLQEELDIDILLNCSFVNQRNDMFEYFGEQLSGFAFTVNGWVQSYGSRCVKPPIIYGDVSRPKAMTVFWSSLAQSLTKRPMKGMLTGPVTILNWSFVRNDQPRSETCYQIALAIKDEVEDLEKAGITVIQIDEAALREGLPLRKSEQAFYLDWAVHSFRITNCGVQDTTQIHTHMCYSNFNGIIHSIINVDADVITIENSRSDEKLLSVFREGVKYGAGIGPGVYDIHSPRIPSAEEIADRINKMLAVLETNILWVNPDCGLKTRKYTEVKPALSNMVAAAKLLRSQLASAK; via the exons ATGTGGGAGGGATGggatttcttcttccttaaaccaAATCAAAACTTGTTCTTCTCAGTTAGTGTAAAAATCAATCTCAGATGCTATCCTACTCTCCACTCCTCATCTCACTGCACAACAGACTCAGAGACACAAAAAAACCTCTTTTTCCCTCTCCACCAAGGAACCCACTCACCGGCGGCGGCGCAGTTGCATCGTCCTCTAAGATCAT GTAGAATCCACTATGTTAAGAAG CTAGGATTAGATACTGTACTAGTTCTTGTTGGTCCAGTGTCTTACTTGTTGCTATCAAAAACAGCAAAAGGTGTTGAGAAgtccttctctcttctttcccTCATTGGAAATATTCTTTCAGTCTACAA GGAGGTTGTGGCTGAACTAAAGGCTGCAGGTGCCACTTGGATTCAGTTTGATGAGCCCACCCTTGTGAAGGATCTTGATTCTCACCAATTACTAGCATTTACTCATGCCTACTCAGAACTAGAGTCATCTTTGTCTGGTTTGAATGTTATAATTGAATCATATTTTGCTGATGTTCCTGCCGAggcatacaaaacacttacctcTCTAAAGGGTGTAGCTGGGTATGGCTTTGACCTGGTCCGTGGAACAAAGACCCTTGATTTGATCAAGAGTGGATTTCCTTCTGGAAAATACTTGTTTGCTGAAGTGGTAGATGGGCGCAATATATGGGCCAACGATCTTGCATCTTCCATCAGTACCCTAGAGGCACTTGAGGGTATTGTTGGAAAAG ACAAGGTTGTTGTCTCTACATCCTGCTCTCTTCTACACACTGCGGTTGATCTTGTGAATGAGACTAAGTTAGATGCGGAGATCAAGTCATGGCTTGCATTTGCTGCTCAAAAAGTAGTTGAAGTAAATGCCCTGGCTAAGGTATTGTCTGGACACAAGGATGAG GCTTTCTTTGCTGCCAATGCAGCAGCTCAAGCTTCAAGAAAATCTTCAACTAGGGTAACAAATGAGCATGTTCAAAAATCA GCTGCTGCTTTGAAGGGCTCTGACAACCGTCGAGCAACAAATGTGAGTGTCAGGCTGGATGCCCAGCAGAAAAAGTTGAGCCTTCCTGTTCTTCCAACTACCACAATTGGATCCTTCCCTCAGACCATGGATCTCAGAAGAGTCCGTCGTGAATACAAGGCTAAAAA AATCTCCGAAGAAAATTATGTCAGTGCGATCAAGGAGGAGATTAACAAAGTTGTCAAGCTCCAAGAAGAGCTCGACATTGAT ATCTTATTAAACTGCTCCTTTGTCAATCAGAGGAATGATATGTTTGAGTACTTTGGAGAGCAATTATCTGGCTTTGCCTTCACTGTCAATGGGTGGGTTCAGTCTTATGGATCTCGCTGTGTCAAGCCACCTATCATCTATGGTGATGTCAGTCGCCCCAAGGCCATGACAGTCTTCTGGTCCTCATTAGCTCAGAGTTTGACTAAGCGCCCAATGAAAGGAATGCTCACTGGTCCTGTAACGATTTTGAATTGGTCTTTCGTTAGAAATGATCAACCAAG GTCTGAGACCTGCTATCAAATTGCTTTGGCGATTAAGGATGAAGTTGAGGATCTTGAAAAGGCTGGAATTACTGTTATCCAGATTGATGAGGCTGCTTTAAGAGAAGGTTTGCCTCTTAGGAAGTCCGAGCAGGCTTTCTATCTTGATTGGGCCGTTCACTCCTTCAGAATCACCAACTGTGGTGTCCAAGATACTACTCAG ATTCACACCCACATGTGCTACTCAAATTTCAATGGCATCATCCACTCGATAATCAACGTGGATGCTGATGTGATTACCATCGAGAACTCAAGATCTGATGAGAAGCTTCTGTCTGTGTTTCGCGAGGGAGTGAAGTATGGCGCTGGCATTGGCCCTGGTGTGTATGACATCCACTCACCAAGGATCCCATCTGCAGAAGAAATCGCTGACCGGATCAATAAGATGCTTGCTGTCTTGGAGACTAACATTCTGTGGGTCAACCCTGATTGCGGACTCAAGACTCGCAAATATACTGAAGTGAAGCCTGCCCTTAGCAACATGGTTGCTGCTGCCAAGCTTCTCCGCTCCCAGCTGGCCAGTGCTAAGTGA